Within the Microbacterium sp. CGR2 genome, the region GCGATCAGGACGCGATCGACGAGGCCGTCGACGGGTCGTCCCTCGTGATCGGCCTGGCGGGCAAGAGTGTCAACTGCCGCTACACACCCGAGAACCGCGCGGAGATCTTCCGTTCGCGACTCGACACCACGTCGGCGCTGAGCGACGCGATCGAGAAGTCCGCGGCCCCTCCGGCGCTGTGGGTCAACTCTTCGACGGCGACGATCTACCGGCATGCCGAGGACCGGCCGATGACCGAGTCGACCGGTGAGCTCGGCGCGGGATTCTCGGTCGAGGTCGCCAAAGCGTGGGAGCGGGCACTGTTCGCCGCCGACCTTCCCGCGACTCGCCGGGTCGCCCTGCGCAGCACCATCGTGCTCGGGGACGGCGGCGTACTGGAGCCCCTGCGGAATCTCGCCCGGCTCGGGCTCGGCGGCGCCCAGTACGACGGTCACTGGCCCGTCAGCCGCGCGCGACGCATTGCCGGTACGGCGCACTTCCCCGGCGCACGCCACGGTCGTCAGCGCTTCAGCTGGGTGCACATCGACGACGTGGCTCGCATCATCGACTTCGTCGAACAGAACCCCGATCTGGAGGGGCCGGTCAACGCCGCGGCACCGAACCCTGTCGACAACGCCGAGTTCATGGCGACCGTCCGCCGCGCGCTCGGAGCACGCATCGGGATGCCGATGCCGCGCTGGATGCTGGAGCTCGGCGCCATCGGCATCCGCACCGAGACCGAACTGATCCTGAAGAGCCGATGGGTGCTGCCGGAGAAGCTGACCGCCGCGGGCTTCGAGTTCCGGTACCCGACGCTGGAGGCGGCCGTCCGCGCGTCGTTCGAGCGGGAGCGCGTCGCCTAGCCGGCGGACATCGATCCCGTCGCGGAGTCGTCGCCGTCACGTCGGCGCTTCTCGAGCTCTTCCCGAAGACGCCACTCCTCGATCTCCCGATCCAGATCGGCGATCTGCTGTTCGGTCGTGCGCAGATCCGCGGGAGGCGCCGGACGCACATCGATGGGCGCCACCGCGGATCGCTCCGCCCGTCGCATCCGCGGAATCCGAATACCCGCCCCTCCGTACTCGCGACCCAGCGCGAACCAGAGGATGCCGCCGATCAGCGGCAGCAGGATCACGATGATGATCCAGACCATCTTCGGCAGATGCTTCACCTGGGAATCGTCGCGCGTGATGATGTCGATCAACGCGCCGATCATCAATGCGACGACGAGAAGCGAGAACAGGAACGGCATGAGCTGATGTTACGGGAGCCGGTGCCCGGCCGCCCGGAAGAGCTCGTACCATTCGGCGCGCGTCAGCTCGATGTCGGCGCCGACCGCCGCATCGCGCACGCGCTCGGGGGTGGTCGTGCCGAGAACCACCTGCATCTGCGCGGGGTGCCGCGTGATCCACGCGGTCGCGATGGCGATCGGGGCGACGTCGTACGCTGCGGCCAGCCGGTCGATGACCGTGTTGAGCTCGGCGTATTCCGGGTTGTCGAGGAAGACGCCGGTGAAGAAGCCGCCCTGGAACGGTGACCACGCCTGAAGGGTGATCTTGTTGATGCGGCAGTACTCCACGATGCCCCCGCCGTCCCGCACGACGCTCTGCTCACTGCCCGCCATGTTCGCGGCGATCGGCTGCGCGATGATCGGGGCGTGCGTGATCGACAGCTGCACCTGGTTGGCGACGAGTGGTTGGCGCACCGCTGTGCGGAGGAGGTCGATCTGCCGGGGCGTGTGATTCGAGACGCCGAACGCTCGGACCTTTCCGGCGGCCTCGAGTTCATCGAACGCGCGAGCGACCTCCTCCGGTTCGACCAGGGCGTCGGGCCGGTGCAGCAGAAGAACGTCGATGCGGTCGGTGCCGAGGGCGGCGAGCGAGCCGTCGACCTGCGCGATGATGTGTTCGTACGAGAAGTCGAACATCCCTTGCGACGGCACGATGCCGCACTTCGTCTGCAGCACGATCTCATCCCGTTCTGCAGCGCTGAGCTTCAACGCCTCCGCGAACCGGGACTCGCAGTGGTGCATGCTGCCGCCGTAGATGTCGGCATGATCGAAGAAGTCGATGCCCGCCGTCCGCGCAGCAGCGTAGAGATCGCGGATGTGCGCGTCGTCCTTGTCATTGATGCGCATCATTCCGGCGACGACGGCGGGGGCGGTGGCGGATCCGAACGGCACTGTCTTCATGCCGTACACGCTATCGCCCTCATTGACGCGGTGGTGTCGATTCGGGCG harbors:
- a CDS encoding epimerase; amino-acid sequence: MSAGRVVIGGSTGFMGRYLAPRLRADGRAVVTISRSGADIRWGDQDAIDEAVDGSSLVIGLAGKSVNCRYTPENRAEIFRSRLDTTSALSDAIEKSAAPPALWVNSSTATIYRHAEDRPMTESTGELGAGFSVEVAKAWERALFAADLPATRRVALRSTIVLGDGGVLEPLRNLARLGLGGAQYDGHWPVSRARRIAGTAHFPGARHGRQRFSWVHIDDVARIIDFVEQNPDLEGPVNAAAPNPVDNAEFMATVRRALGARIGMPMPRWMLELGAIGIRTETELILKSRWVLPEKLTAAGFEFRYPTLEAAVRASFERERVA
- a CDS encoding PLDc N-terminal domain-containing protein; its protein translation is MPFLFSLLVVALMIGALIDIITRDDSQVKHLPKMVWIIIVILLPLIGGILWFALGREYGGAGIRIPRMRRAERSAVAPIDVRPAPPADLRTTEQQIADLDREIEEWRLREELEKRRRDGDDSATGSMSAG
- a CDS encoding aldo/keto reductase family oxidoreductase: MKTVPFGSATAPAVVAGMMRINDKDDAHIRDLYAAARTAGIDFFDHADIYGGSMHHCESRFAEALKLSAAERDEIVLQTKCGIVPSQGMFDFSYEHIIAQVDGSLAALGTDRIDVLLLHRPDALVEPEEVARAFDELEAAGKVRAFGVSNHTPRQIDLLRTAVRQPLVANQVQLSITHAPIIAQPIAANMAGSEQSVVRDGGGIVEYCRINKITLQAWSPFQGGFFTGVFLDNPEYAELNTVIDRLAAAYDVAPIAIATAWITRHPAQMQVVLGTTTPERVRDAAVGADIELTRAEWYELFRAAGHRLP